TTCGTGCCTGCGATAGCCAAGATCCAAGGAGACACGATCACGGTCGCGAGCGAATCGGTCGCCGCGCCGGTCGTGGTCCGCTATGGTTGGACGAATACGCCCGACGTCAACCTTTGGAACAAAGCCGGGCTGCCGGCGTCGCCGTTTCAAACGGACAAAGTCTTCACGCTCGAACCGGGCTACGAACTCTTGAACGGTCCCGACCTCACCGGCTGGCACTACGCCGGCGGCGCGCCCTTCGACGGCAAGCCCAGTGCCGACGATGGTCGCTATACGGCCCGCGATGGGAAGATCGTCGTGAACCCGGGCAAGGGGCTGGCGCAGTTGTGGACCGTGCGCGAGTTCCCACACGATTTTCATCTCAAGCTCGAGTTCCGCGCCGGCGTGAATGCCGACAGCGGCGTGTTCGTTCGCAAGCCGCAGTTGCAATGCCGCGACTATCTCGTCGCCGGGCCCTACAAGGAACTGAAGAAGTATAAGCCGCAAGATTGGAACGAGCTCGAAGTGATCGTGAAGGGGAACATCGCCACCTGCACCTGCAACGGCGAGCCGCTCGAGTTCCCGAAGCAACCGTCGAAGACGCCGCCGGAGCTTCCGGCGACCGGGCCGATCGGGCTCGAAGCCGACCGCGGGCAGATGGAGTATCGCCGCATCCGGATTAAGGAGTTGAAGTAGGCGAGCTTGCGATCGAGCGACGTTCCTTTCACCTTTTCGCGATCAACGAGAGTTCATCATGCTTCGACATTCGTTCTTTGTTTGCCTAGCGCTGCTCTGCGGTAGTTCCGTCGCGAAGGCCGATGAGTTGCTCCCGTGGCGCGACTTGTTCAACGGCAAAGATCTCACCGGTTGGGTCGATGTGAATACGAGCCCGGAAACGTGGAGCGTGAAGGACGGGCTCTTAGTCTGCAAGGGTCTGCCGATCGGCGTGATGCGTTCGGATAAGCAGTATGAAAACTTCCTCCTGAACGTCGAATGGCGCCACATGCAAGCCGGCGGCAACTCGGGCGTGTTCGCATGGAGCGAAGGTTCCGTGCCGGCCGGCCGGCAGTTGCCGAAGGGGATGGAGATCCAAATGCTCGAGCTCGACTGGGTGAACCAGCACAAGCTGAAAGACGGCTCGCTCCCGCCGATCGCGTACGTGCACGGCGAACTCTTCGGCGCGAACGGTCTGACGACGACCCCCGACAACCCGCGCGGCACGCGCAGCAAGTCGATCGAGAATCGTTGCAAGGGAAAGGGAGAGTGGAATGAATACGTGGTCGTGTGCGTCGACGGCACCGTGAAGCTGTCGGTGAACGGCAAGTTCGTCAATGGCGTGAGCCAGTCGTCGATGCGCAAAGGCTATCTCTGCCTGGAATCGGAAGGGGCCGAAATCCACTTCCGCAAGATCCGGATCATGGAGCTGCCGCCGGGCGTCATCACGGCGGAGCAAACCGCGCCGGTGGTGAAGTAAGATCGCGGCTGCTAATGGCAATACGGATCCGTGGATTGAAACCCACGGCTACCATCGGGTCGTCGCTATGCGACTGCTTGTATGCGGCGAGACCGGCTTGCAGGGCTTGGTGTGGCTACGAGACGATGGTCGCGTAGCGACCGCTTGCTGGTAGCCGGGGACTTTAGTCCCCGGAAACGAAACGACAATCAACAAGGTGCGTCGCGTAGCGACGCATGAAACTATGCGGCATCAAATGCAAGAATGGTTTGATTCGAAGCTCAAATGTTGTTCGTGCCATCGCTTCGTCGTTTTTATCGTCGCTATGTTGGGACATGTGGCCTCGGCGTCCGCCGCAGGTTTCACGCAGCCCGATGCGAAGGCCTTGCCGAACGTCTATCTCTGGACCGACACCTGCAACGTCTGGGTCGTGCGCGATGGGGACTCCGCGCTTCTGATCGATCTCGGCGACGGTTCGGTGCTCGAGCATTTGCCGGAGATCGGCGTGAAGCGAGTCGAATGGGTTTTGTTCACGCATCATCATCGGGAGCAATGCCAAGGCGCGCCTCGCTTGGCCGGCACCGGGGCGAAGATCGGCGCGCCGGCTGCCGAGCGGGCCCTCTTCGAGAAGCCGACCGACTTCCGCAAGATGCAGGTCCGTCTGCAAGATGCCTACACGATCCACGGCGCGAGCTACGTCCGCCCGCCGATCGTGCCGATCGCGATCGACCAAGCCTTCGAGAAGATGGACACCTTCACTTGGCACGGCAATGAATTTTGGTGCATCGACACGCGCGGCAGTAGTCCCGGCGCGATGTCGTATTTGGTGAAGTTCGGCGATCGCTGGGCGGCCTTCAGCGGCGACGTGATGCTGGAAGGCGCGAAGCTCAACAATTGGTTCGACTCCGAATGGGACTACGGTTTCGCAGCCGGAATATGGGCCCTCTCGAACTCCGCCGCGCAAGTCGCCGGATACGATCCGCTGTGGCTGCTCCCCTCGCACGGCCCTGCGATTCGCGACCCGCAAGCGCAGCTCACGGAATATCGCAAGCGGCTGCACAAGTTCGAGAAGCTCTATCTGCGCGGCTACGGCGTGTCGACGTTCGCCGGCTCGTCGCAAGACCCGCTTTCACGACCGACGAGGGTGCCGCACGTGTGGCAAGTGTCGCCGCACGTCTACAAGTTTCGCGGGCCCGATTACTATCCGAACTTCTATCTCATCATCGCCGATAGCGGCCGGGCGCTCGCGATCGATTGCGGGCTCATCAAGCCCGAAGTGCTCGATCGGGCGATCGTCGGGATGCGCGAACATCTCGGCTTGAAGGGGATCGACGCGATCATTCCGACGCACATGCACGGCGACCACTTTCTGCAAGCCCCGCAACTCAGAGAGAAGTGGGGTGCGCAGATTTGGGCGCTCGAGCGCATGGCCGACGTCTGCGCGCATCCCGAATGGTTCGACTACGCTGCGCCGATCCAAGCGTACGGCAAGGGAATCGACGGCGTGAAGTTCGATCGGTTGTTTAAGGACGGCGAGGCGTTGAAGTGGGAAGGGTGCGAGTTCACGATCGATTGGATGCCCGGCCAAACGGAGTTTGCGCTCGGCGTGCAAGGCGTGGTCGACGGGAAGCGGATCGTGTTCACCGGCGACAACATCTTCGGCGACCCGAGCGACCCGGTGCAGACGGGTCACGAAGCGGTCGTGTGTCACAACAGCGCGATCCTCGACGAAGGATATATTCTCGGTGCGGAGTACCTTTCCCGAAGTAAGCCCGACTTGCTGCTCGGCGGACACTCGTACGTGATGCCCGAGCCGGCGGCGTTTATCGAGCGCTATCGGAAGTGGTCGTACGCGATGCGCGATGCCTTTCGCGAGTTGATTCGCGAGGAAGATTATCGCTACGGCTTCGATCCGTTTTGGGTCCGCGCGCAGCCGTATCGCTCGACCGCGATCGCCGGCGGCGAAGCGGTCGAGCTGACCGTGCATCTGCGGAACTTCTTGAATCGGCCCGAGTCGCGGAAGATCGAGATGCACGCGCCGCCCGGGCTCACGATCGAGCCGAAGACGTGGGAAGGAACGCTTGCGCCGGAGTCGCGCAGCGAATTCAAAATCCGCGTGCGAGCCGGCGCCGAAGCACCGGCCGGCACGCGCATGATCGCCTTCGACATCACCCGCGACGGCCGCCGCTACGGCGAACTGTTCGACGCGATCGTGGAGATCAAGCCGGCCGCGGCGAAGTAGCGCCTTTGAGGCGAGCGGGGTGCCGTGAGGCCCCCGTTTTCCGGAAATCACAAAAGACAAATTCCAAACAAAAAGCAAAACTCAAATCACAAACAAAAGCTTGCGCTTCCGCGTTTGGAATTTCGTTTCCCTTGGAACTCGTTTGTAATTTGTCTTTTGGAATTTGGAGCTTAGCGCGTAAAACCGTGTCCCTGACGGCACCCCACCCGCCTCGGCTTAGCCCAGCACTTCGGCAAGCTCTACGAAGCGGCTCTTTTCGTCGCGCGATTTTAGCGCCGCGTGGACGATCGCCGTGACTTCGAGAATCTCTTGGTGCGGCACTGGTTCGATGCCGGTGCGGCACATGCCGACGAAGGCGTTTTGCAGGCGCATCATTTGGTAGTGGTGGCCGAGCCAGTACTCGCCGTCGATCGCCGGGGTCCATTGGTAGAAGCCCTTTTCCTGCGTTTGGAAATGGACCTGCGTATGGCAATAGCGATGGGTCATGTCGGGCCGGCCGCACCAGATCTCGGCCGGGGCGCGATTTTCGTACGTGAGCATCACATGGCACATGTCGCCATGCTCGATCATGTTCACGGCCTTCACGCCCGGGCCGCAGAGCGTCATGATCATCCAAGTCGGATGCTGACCGTAGACGAGCCAGCGATCGGTGTTGTGGCCGCCGGCTTGGCTGCACATTGCGAATGTCATCTCGCCGAATTCTTTCGAGTCGCGATAGCGCAGCGCTTGTTCGGTGCCCCATTGATGGCGGTAGAGGCTCGACGACATGAGAGGCGTCTTGCGGCTCTTCGCGAGTTCGAGAATCTTGCGCGTTCCGGCGATGGTGCCGCCGATCGGCTTGTCGCAGAAGGTCGGCTTGCCGGCTTCCAGGCCGGGAGCGACGAGGTCGTAGTGGTCTTCGCCGTAGCCGGAGGCGTCGCCCATAAAGATCGCGTCGACTTGCGGCATCATGTCTTCCAACGTCTTGACGATCTTCACGCCGGGGAACGCCTGGCAATACATTTCTTGCGCCGTCGGGTCGGCATCGTAGACGCAGGTGATGCGCGTATCGGGAAACGGCACGGTGTCGAAGTTCGTGCGCGGGTTGCGGAAGTAGGTCTCGAAGATCTTCGCGCTGCCGGGATCTTTGAACTTCTTGATGGCGGCGAGGTCGCACTCCGGATGCATGCCGTTGGCGAAGTGCCAAGTGTGGCCGTTGAGTTTTTGGGGTTTGCCTTTGATGGCTGCGGAGACGACGCCGATGCGGAAGGTCTTGCCGGGAGTCGGGTGATGCGATGTCGGGAACGGAGTAGCAGCGGCCGGCGAGCTCGCGGCTTTCGGGTCGGCGCCGGCGACCGGCGCTCCGCCGGCGGCGAGGCCGAGCGCGGCGAGGCTCGCTCCACCGGCGGCTCTCAATAGGTCTCGGCGCGTGGCGGTCGGAGGGAGTTGTGAAGCGTTGAGGTTCTGCGACTCCGGCGAAGCATTCAGATCGGGGTGCATATTGCGAGGTGCTTTCGGAAGGAGGGAGGAGGCGAGAGGAACGAGCGAGCGCGAGTCTACCCGCGGCGGCGAGGGGCGTGTTTTGCGCGGCGTTGCCGGCCGTCGTGGGCGAGCCGGTTCTCAGGTTGGTATTTATGGTCACCCAATCGGCGAAAAGCTAGTTGCCGGCAACGGCAGCGGGCCGGCTTCCGCTTTCAGGCGTGTCGCGGCCGACGCGGTTGGGGAGTTGACAGGCTCAGGCTGCACTGCCGGAGCGACTGTTGCGACCCACCCGGTGGGTCGACCGAAGCCGGGGGCGGGCGAATTTTTCCTTAAATCGCTTTCATTTATCGCTTTAGGGCGAAAGCGGACGGTTTTTGTTCCGATTGCTATCAAAAAAGATGAAAACTTTGTTCTCGTCCGCGTAACCCTTTCGCCCGGCCGGACAATACAGCGTGCTGAGCAAAGTCTGGGAATCCATTTTCTTATCGCTTTACTTGGCTGCGCAAACAGATCAAGATTCACTTTCGCTCGAACGATCCGTTTGCGCTCGGAAGCCTTGCTTCACGACTGCTGAAGTCCGCCCACCTGAAGTATCCCGCCGGCAGAATTCGATCGCAGCGTTTCAAGCGACGATAAATCTAACTAACTTGCAGTTTCTCGGTGCTCGAGGAGATTAACGACGTGGCAACAGTTCACTGTTGGTCGGTTCGCCTGGTCTTGGGCTGTGTATTCTCCCTCGCGGTGGCTTCGGCACATGCCGAAACTCCACTCGATTCGATCTTGAACGGCGAAAACGCGTCGCGCAAAGTGACGACCGCCGGGAAGGTTGACGACTTGGCTTTCTTGCGTCGGCTTTCGGTCGACATGATCGGTCGGATTCCGACCCTCGCTGAAATCAGCGAATACGAAGCTTGGCCGGTTGCCGAGCGCCGCAATCTTTTGATCACGAAGCTCCTGAAGCACGAAGGCTTCGCCGATCGTTGGACCGTGTTCCTTGCCGACATGCTTCGCGTTCGTTCCGGTGCCGACGGCGGCGCGGCGATGCAAGCGTTTGTTCACAAGTCGGTTCAAGAAGGAATGCCTTACGACACCCTCTGTCGCCAGTTGATCGTCGCGACGGGCCGCGCGGGTAAGGTGCCTGAAGTGGGTTTCGTGCTCGGCGACAATGCCGATCCGATGGCTTTGGCCGGCACGACCGCTCAGGTGTTCATGGGCGTGCGCATCGCGTGCGCTCAGTGCCACGATCATCCGTTCGACGTGTGGAAGCGTGAGCAGTTCTACGGTATGGCCGCTTACTTCGGTAAGACGGGCCGCCGCGAAAGCGAATTGACCAAGGCGATCTTCGCCATCGAAAACAAAGAAACGAACGTCAAGTGGCCGCCGGAAGGTTTGGCCCCGGAAGACAAGCGTAAGGCGATGATTCCGAACTTCCCGTTCGCGCTCGAAGCCGAGCAGCCGGAACCGAAGCACGTGATGCGTTTGACTTCGCTCCGTAAGGCGATCGAAGAAGCGAAAGTAAAAGCGTCGTCGCAAAAGGATCTCTCCGTCGACGACTTGTTCGCCGCCGCCTCGAAGAAGGCCGGGACGAGTTCCGCGAAAACGGCCGAGACCTTCGATGTTACGAATGAAGCGAAGCAACAAGCTCGCAATCTTCAAGTCGAAAAAGACTTGTATACGCAAAGCCAGTTGCGGCAAGAGTTGGCCGACTTGGTAACGAGCCCGCGAAATCGTTACTTCTCGCGAGCCTTCGTAAATCGTGCTTGGGCTCACTTGATGGGTCGCGGCATCGTCGAGCCGATCGATGATTTCAGCGAAGCCAATTCCCCGTCGCACGAAAAGACGTTGGACTTCTTGGCCGATGAGTTCGTCGCTGGCGGATACGACATTCGCAACTTAGTCTCGTTGATCGTCTCCAGCGACGCTTATCAACGGGACCATGTGTACGGCCTCGAGAC
Above is a window of Planctomycetia bacterium DNA encoding:
- a CDS encoding DUF1549 and DUF1553 domain-containing protein, coding for MATVHCWSVRLVLGCVFSLAVASAHAETPLDSILNGENASRKVTTAGKVDDLAFLRRLSVDMIGRIPTLAEISEYEAWPVAERRNLLITKLLKHEGFADRWTVFLADMLRVRSGADGGAAMQAFVHKSVQEGMPYDTLCRQLIVATGRAGKVPEVGFVLGDNADPMALAGTTAQVFMGVRIACAQCHDHPFDVWKREQFYGMAAYFGKTGRRESELTKAIFAIENKETNVKWPPEGLAPEDKRKAMIPNFPFALEAEQPEPKHVMRLTSLRKAIEEAKVKASSQKDLSVDDLFAAASKKAGTSSAKTAETFDVTNEAKQQARNLQVEKDLYTQSQLRQELADLVTSPRNRYFSRAFVNRAWAHLMGRGIVEPIDDFSEANSPSHEKTLDFLADEFVAGGYDIRNLVSLIVSSDAYQRDHVYGLETQQRKAAEEAFTAMPARRMAAEMMFDSIVTAGHLFEVKHAPGENKKTIREIIQVAVSLDGTISAPVASLTGAAGGAGMGAGMAGGGAGGTSYDLESAIEVDFKEVLAMAKKDEPKVEMMAISNEDMEARQMMEARALRRKYVDKVVEREIDDNPKFASAMRMPSPAPPAHFLRVFGQPARDVLGDHRDHTPSMRQALMMLNGKMTHEASRVGKLEPVYGLLTGPKADLDAAIRLTYREAFTREPSKDELTDARAVLTESPTPLEGMSDLRWVLFNSHEFRFIP
- a CDS encoding Gfo/Idh/MocA family oxidoreductase; this encodes MHPDLNASPESQNLNASQLPPTATRRDLLRAAGGASLAALGLAAGGAPVAGADPKAASSPAAATPFPTSHHPTPGKTFRIGVVSAAIKGKPQKLNGHTWHFANGMHPECDLAAIKKFKDPGSAKIFETYFRNPRTNFDTVPFPDTRITCVYDADPTAQEMYCQAFPGVKIVKTLEDMMPQVDAIFMGDASGYGEDHYDLVAPGLEAGKPTFCDKPIGGTIAGTRKILELAKSRKTPLMSSSLYRHQWGTEQALRYRDSKEFGEMTFAMCSQAGGHNTDRWLVYGQHPTWMIMTLCGPGVKAVNMIEHGDMCHVMLTYENRAPAEIWCGRPDMTHRYCHTQVHFQTQEKGFYQWTPAIDGEYWLGHHYQMMRLQNAFVGMCRTGIEPVPHQEILEVTAIVHAALKSRDEKSRFVELAEVLG
- a CDS encoding MBL fold metallo-hydrolase; this translates as MLGHVASASAAGFTQPDAKALPNVYLWTDTCNVWVVRDGDSALLIDLGDGSVLEHLPEIGVKRVEWVLFTHHHREQCQGAPRLAGTGAKIGAPAAERALFEKPTDFRKMQVRLQDAYTIHGASYVRPPIVPIAIDQAFEKMDTFTWHGNEFWCIDTRGSSPGAMSYLVKFGDRWAAFSGDVMLEGAKLNNWFDSEWDYGFAAGIWALSNSAAQVAGYDPLWLLPSHGPAIRDPQAQLTEYRKRLHKFEKLYLRGYGVSTFAGSSQDPLSRPTRVPHVWQVSPHVYKFRGPDYYPNFYLIIADSGRALAIDCGLIKPEVLDRAIVGMREHLGLKGIDAIIPTHMHGDHFLQAPQLREKWGAQIWALERMADVCAHPEWFDYAAPIQAYGKGIDGVKFDRLFKDGEALKWEGCEFTIDWMPGQTEFALGVQGVVDGKRIVFTGDNIFGDPSDPVQTGHEAVVCHNSAILDEGYILGAEYLSRSKPDLLLGGHSYVMPEPAAFIERYRKWSYAMRDAFRELIREEDYRYGFDPFWVRAQPYRSTAIAGGEAVELTVHLRNFLNRPESRKIEMHAPPGLTIEPKTWEGTLAPESRSEFKIRVRAGAEAPAGTRMIAFDITRDGRRYGELFDAIVEIKPAAAK
- a CDS encoding DUF1080 domain-containing protein; translation: MLRHSFFVCLALLCGSSVAKADELLPWRDLFNGKDLTGWVDVNTSPETWSVKDGLLVCKGLPIGVMRSDKQYENFLLNVEWRHMQAGGNSGVFAWSEGSVPAGRQLPKGMEIQMLELDWVNQHKLKDGSLPPIAYVHGELFGANGLTTTPDNPRGTRSKSIENRCKGKGEWNEYVVVCVDGTVKLSVNGKFVNGVSQSSMRKGYLCLESEGAEIHFRKIRIMELPPGVITAEQTAPVVK